One window of the Chryseotalea sp. WA131a genome contains the following:
- a CDS encoding phosphoheptose isomerase codes for MFNLDLSASKPKAEVMNSIEEKLLEVDLTIAAHDFTRPWGGFFVIEENLAPRFIKLFFPHLSAADLMIGGKLSPKILVVAPKQRLSWQYHFRRAEIWKLVSGVAGVVTSETDVQGEVKTLAMGEIVKLKQGQRHRLVGTDGWGMIAEIWQHTDAANPSNEDDIVRLQDDFGR; via the coding sequence ATGTTCAATTTAGATTTATCAGCCTCCAAGCCAAAAGCAGAAGTAATGAATTCCATTGAGGAAAAATTACTGGAAGTGGATTTAACCATTGCCGCGCACGATTTTACTCGACCATGGGGCGGATTTTTTGTGATTGAGGAGAACTTAGCACCACGATTTATAAAATTGTTTTTTCCACATCTCAGCGCGGCCGATTTAATGATTGGTGGAAAGTTAAGCCCCAAGATTTTGGTGGTGGCCCCCAAGCAGCGCTTGTCGTGGCAATATCATTTTCGCAGGGCAGAGATTTGGAAATTAGTAAGTGGCGTGGCCGGAGTGGTGACCAGCGAAACGGATGTGCAAGGAGAAGTGAAGACATTGGCGATGGGCGAGATTGTAAAATTGAAACAAGGGCAGCGCCATCGATTGGTAGGTACCGATGGATGGGGAATGATTGCAGAGATTTGGCAGCACACCGATGCTGCAAACCCAAGCAATGAAGATGACATTGTGCGATTGCAAGATGATTTTGGAAGATAA
- a CDS encoding insulinase family protein has translation MRTFQLHTLKNGIRVVHNQVTSTKIVHCGIMLDIGSRDETQANQGIAHFWEHMAFKGTKKRKAFHILNRLETLGGELNAYTDKEKILFYASLRTEYAERAIDLLADITFESVFPTQQIERERKVILEEMSMYHDDPEDSLQDEFDQLIFGQHPLGMKILGSEKTVSSFKRPDFLRFLKGHLDTRKIVFSCVGDMPMEKVMELAEKYFGHIPKLISHTKRKKFSGYRPQELEIERAVKQARCAIGRPSYKLSDEKRSPFYMLTSILGGAGMNSRLNLALREKRGYVYSIGSQFVPFTDTGIFVTSFGTEPSQLKKSIELVKEEFHKLCDSPLGTKQLSNSKEQLLGQIAMAEESNISFMTMMARNLLDLGRVITFEEIQERIRQTTAFQLQTLANEMFDTNQLSYLWMVPKS, from the coding sequence ATGCGTACTTTTCAACTACACACCTTAAAAAATGGCATTCGCGTAGTGCACAATCAAGTAACCTCTACCAAAATTGTGCATTGCGGTATCATGCTTGATATTGGCAGTCGCGATGAGACACAGGCCAACCAAGGCATTGCCCACTTTTGGGAGCATATGGCTTTTAAGGGAACTAAAAAGAGAAAGGCTTTTCATATTCTCAATCGATTGGAAACCTTGGGTGGCGAATTGAACGCCTACACAGACAAAGAAAAGATTTTATTTTACGCCTCGCTGCGCACCGAGTATGCCGAGCGTGCCATCGATTTATTGGCGGACATCACTTTTGAATCCGTTTTTCCCACCCAACAAATTGAACGCGAACGAAAGGTGATCTTAGAAGAAATGTCGATGTATCACGATGATCCCGAAGATTCGCTGCAAGACGAGTTTGATCAACTGATTTTTGGCCAGCACCCATTGGGTATGAAAATCTTAGGCTCCGAAAAAACGGTGAGCTCCTTTAAGCGGCCTGATTTTTTGAGGTTTTTGAAGGGGCATTTGGATACACGAAAGATTGTATTCAGTTGTGTAGGCGATATGCCAATGGAAAAAGTAATGGAGTTGGCAGAAAAGTATTTTGGCCATATTCCAAAATTGATTTCGCACACCAAACGAAAAAAGTTTTCGGGCTATCGGCCACAAGAATTGGAAATCGAAAGAGCGGTAAAGCAAGCACGTTGTGCCATTGGTCGGCCTTCGTATAAGCTATCAGACGAAAAGCGCAGCCCTTTCTATATGCTCACCAGTATTTTGGGTGGAGCCGGCATGAACTCTCGGTTGAATTTGGCTTTGCGCGAGAAGCGTGGTTATGTGTACAGCATCGGCTCTCAGTTTGTGCCCTTTACCGACACGGGGATATTTGTCACTTCGTTTGGAACGGAGCCATCACAGTTGAAAAAAAGCATTGAATTGGTAAAAGAAGAGTTTCACAAGCTTTGCGATTCGCCCCTAGGCACGAAACAACTATCCAACAGCAAAGAGCAACTGTTGGGCCAGATTGCCATGGCCGAAGAGAGTAACATTAGTTTTATGACGATGATGGCCCGTAACTTATTGGATTTAGGAAGAGTGATTACGTTTGAGGAAATTCAAGAACGCATTCGCCAAACCACAGCTTTTCAGTTGCAGACCTTAGCCAACGAGATGTTTGATACCAACCAATTAAGTTATTTGTGGATGGTTCCCAAAAGTTGA
- a CDS encoding GIY-YIG nuclease family protein, giving the protein MIGCYIIYSEKLKRFYVGALQESLESRIQRHNNHFYGTSKFTSKATDWKLFLFIECECYSQAIAIERHIKRMKSSVYIHNLDKYSQMQQKLKAKYKRT; this is encoded by the coding sequence ATGATAGGATGTTATATCATTTACAGCGAAAAATTGAAAAGATTTTATGTCGGTGCCCTACAAGAGAGTTTAGAAAGCCGAATTCAGAGGCACAATAACCATTTCTACGGAACAAGTAAATTCACTTCCAAGGCGACTGATTGGAAGTTATTTTTATTCATTGAATGTGAATGTTATTCGCAAGCCATTGCAATAGAACGACATATCAAAAGGATGAAAAGCTCTGTTTATATCCACAACTTGGATAAATATTCACAAATGCAGCAAAAGCTTAAAGCAAAGTACAAACGCACCTGA
- a CDS encoding GIY-YIG nuclease family protein yields MQRHNNHFYGTSKFTSKATDWKLFLFIECECYSQAIAIERHIKRMKSSVYIHNLDKYSQMQQKLKAKYKRT; encoded by the coding sequence ATTCAGAGGCACAATAACCATTTCTACGGAACAAGTAAATTCACTTCCAAGGCGACTGATTGGAAGTTATTTTTATTCATTGAATGTGAATGTTATTCGCAAGCCATTGCAATAGAACGACATATCAAAAGGATGAAAAGCTCTGTTTATATCCACAACTTGGATAAATATTCACAAATGCAGCAAAAGCTTAAAGCAAAGTACAAACGCACCTGA
- a CDS encoding HmuY family protein, whose protein sequence is MKSIFSFASIVIITLFFSSCDKSTTAPAPLNSVTFPDLNADYAPLVFGSNPAIPPTRPAEKKKYTLFSFKTGGIVVNVDSATNKWDIGFQATSIIFNSGTSGPGMTQGQILSGIFSEIVTAPLDGYTSDNKTTNTFVISARALTAGAATTNQWWQNSGAANSTVVSPIAGRVILIKTAEGRYAKMEILSYYKGAPVAPNNATDLDRHYTFRYVYQPAASTSLK, encoded by the coding sequence ATGAAGTCTATCTTTTCATTCGCTAGCATCGTAATCATCACCTTATTTTTTTCATCATGCGATAAATCAACAACTGCCCCAGCACCCCTTAACTCAGTAACATTTCCTGATCTAAATGCAGATTATGCGCCTTTGGTATTTGGCTCAAATCCCGCCATTCCCCCCACTCGCCCAGCCGAGAAAAAAAAATATACCCTTTTTAGTTTTAAGACTGGTGGGATCGTTGTCAACGTAGACAGTGCTACTAATAAATGGGATATCGGCTTTCAGGCAACCTCGATTATTTTTAACAGCGGCACTAGCGGCCCGGGCATGACTCAAGGGCAAATATTAAGTGGAATATTTAGCGAAATTGTTACTGCACCCTTAGATGGCTACACTTCCGATAACAAAACGACCAACACATTCGTCATTTCGGCACGAGCGCTAACCGCTGGCGCAGCAACTACCAATCAGTGGTGGCAAAATTCTGGTGCAGCCAACTCCACCGTTGTTTCTCCAATTGCAGGTCGGGTAATTCTGATAAAAACTGCAGAAGGCAGATACGCCAAAATGGAAATACTAAGTTATTACAAAGGCGCACCAGTTGCCCCAAACAATGCAACTGATCTAGATAGGCATTACACATTTCGCTATGTCTATCAACCGGCTGCCAGCACTAGCTTGAAATAA
- a CDS encoding TonB-dependent receptor, whose amino-acid sequence MGCVMPLRAQDDSTKVRELEEVVITATRSERTMGSLPMPVTLIQTPMIKTMGSVRLNDVLTEQTGLVVVPQINGQGNGIQIQGFNPDYTLILIDGEPLIGRYTGSLELSRLTVGNIKQVEIVKGPSSSLYGSEALAGVINIITEKPTANTGKFAMRYGTNNTLDLNATAGLVGSKWSASVFANRYSTDGYDLSPQNYGKTVSPFRNYTLGSRVEYKFNSRTTLSVGGRYFGEKQDYNFDVLSNGQSVRTYGNGKVTDWNFNPVITHRFSENFKAVARYYTTQYSTSTDLRRQRDDSLTYQDDFNQRFSRYELNGEYFLNDQHLSTVGAGFIDESVNTSRYANGRQESQQTKYLFIQHEWTPLSALTLIGGARYDNNSIYGDQFSPKFSARYQVSKQLIFKASMGVGFKAPDFRQLYYNFNNAAGGGYTVLGTSVVKTRIQDFERQGLIASYLFDPAKLGNLEAEKSLSFNFGAKVELLPSLWWDVNLFRNTIDNLIDIQPIALTTANQTIYSYRNIKRALTQGVETDLSYPITSQISLSVGYQLLYAKDRNVMDAIDRGEVFWRDPTTFQTQRLTQNEYFGLYNRSRHTGNFKVFYRDVKTGWEGSVRIIYRGKFGVGDVQGNIQGETIPASDRNNNSILDVYDSFVPGYALVNLSMAKQFDQLRLQFGIDNLFDYTNPIFIPNLPGRLIYGSVSFSLFEKSKIQ is encoded by the coding sequence ATGGGGTGCGTGATGCCATTGCGTGCGCAAGATGATTCCACCAAAGTGCGCGAATTAGAAGAAGTAGTGATTACCGCCACCCGAAGCGAGCGCACGATGGGTTCTTTGCCGATGCCTGTTACGCTTATCCAAACACCCATGATCAAGACCATGGGCTCCGTTCGACTCAATGATGTCCTTACTGAGCAAACGGGTTTGGTGGTAGTGCCACAAATAAATGGGCAGGGCAACGGCATCCAAATACAAGGTTTCAATCCTGACTACACATTGATATTGATTGACGGAGAACCTCTGATCGGAAGATATACCGGTTCACTTGAACTTTCGCGATTGACGGTTGGCAACATCAAGCAGGTAGAGATTGTGAAAGGCCCATCGTCCAGTTTGTATGGATCGGAGGCATTGGCGGGAGTCATCAACATCATCACCGAAAAACCTACTGCCAATACCGGAAAGTTTGCAATGAGGTACGGAACAAATAATACACTCGATTTAAACGCGACCGCTGGATTGGTAGGGAGCAAATGGAGTGCCTCTGTTTTTGCCAACCGATACAGCACCGATGGTTATGACTTATCACCACAGAATTATGGTAAAACCGTTTCGCCTTTTCGGAATTATACCTTGGGCAGCCGAGTGGAATACAAATTCAACAGCCGAACAACCCTATCAGTTGGAGGAAGGTATTTTGGCGAAAAGCAGGATTATAATTTTGATGTCTTAAGCAATGGTCAATCCGTTCGCACTTATGGAAATGGAAAAGTAACCGATTGGAATTTCAATCCGGTAATCACCCACCGCTTTAGCGAGAACTTTAAAGCAGTAGCACGCTATTACACTACCCAATATTCAACTTCTACCGACTTGCGAAGGCAACGCGATGACAGCCTAACGTACCAAGACGATTTTAACCAACGATTTTCGCGGTATGAGTTAAATGGCGAATACTTTTTAAATGATCAACACCTATCAACAGTAGGTGCAGGGTTTATTGATGAATCGGTGAATACATCCCGCTACGCGAACGGCAGGCAAGAATCCCAACAAACCAAGTATTTATTTATTCAACACGAGTGGACGCCATTATCTGCTCTTACGTTAATAGGAGGAGCGCGCTACGACAATAACTCGATTTATGGAGATCAATTTAGCCCCAAGTTTTCGGCTCGTTACCAAGTTTCCAAGCAATTGATATTCAAAGCATCCATGGGTGTGGGGTTCAAGGCTCCTGACTTTCGTCAATTATATTATAACTTCAACAATGCAGCGGGTGGAGGGTACACGGTTTTGGGCACATCGGTTGTAAAAACCCGAATTCAGGATTTTGAACGGCAAGGCTTGATTGCTAGTTACCTATTCGATCCAGCAAAGCTTGGGAATTTAGAGGCAGAGAAATCACTATCATTCAACTTTGGCGCAAAAGTTGAGCTTCTACCATCGCTCTGGTGGGATGTTAATTTGTTTCGCAATACCATTGACAACTTGATTGACATTCAGCCCATCGCTTTAACTACTGCCAACCAAACAATTTACAGTTATCGAAATATAAAAAGAGCCCTTACACAAGGTGTTGAAACAGATTTATCGTATCCAATCACTAGCCAAATCTCCTTATCGGTGGGGTATCAGCTTTTGTATGCCAAAGATAGAAATGTGATGGATGCGATTGATAGAGGCGAAGTATTTTGGCGTGACCCAACTACTTTCCAAACTCAACGACTAACTCAAAATGAATATTTTGGGTTGTACAATCGCTCTCGCCATACAGGCAACTTCAAAGTTTTTTATCGCGATGTAAAAACAGGTTGGGAGGGAAGCGTTCGTATTATTTATCGCGGCAAGTTTGGTGTGGGCGATGTGCAAGGCAACATCCAAGGAGAAACCATTCCTGCATCGGATCGAAATAACAACAGCATTTTGGATGTGTACGACAGTTTTGTTCCCGGCTATGCGTTAGTCAACCTCTCGATGGCAAAACAATTTGACCAACTTCGTTTGCAATTTGGTATTGACAACCTGTTCGATTACACCAATCCAATTTTTATACCCAATCTTCCGGGTCGCTTGATTTATGGAAGTGTTTCTTTCTCCTTATTCGAAAAATCTAAAATCCAATAA
- a CDS encoding helix-turn-helix transcriptional regulator has protein sequence MRDSVTHPFIQENTQNGSFSLLYEKDDITLALTENDTVTPQSVSHKISKGIIHFYFCLSGTAVFHFGPHYSREIGKQKNYFFYNPDTDLPFALTLAPETKMVLMTISLQRLHQLFVSDALPILNPANSNQKFYDEKDIPASLMLVLNQLFTIQLSESAQKLFYQGKVYELLSLYFSHRQPDSEACPFLKDQETVRKIKQAKDYLLKNTETSPTLKELAKAVSVNEHQLKVGFKEIYGQTVHSFLLDHKLDQSRLLLDSGKYLVNEAAFQVGYNNPSHFIAAFKKKFGVTPKKYLMQTSAG, from the coding sequence ATGAGAGATTCTGTTACACACCCATTCATCCAAGAAAATACACAAAACGGAAGTTTTAGCTTACTGTATGAAAAAGACGATATCACGTTGGCACTGACGGAAAATGATACTGTGACACCGCAGTCGGTTAGCCACAAAATCAGCAAAGGAATTATTCATTTTTACTTTTGCTTGTCGGGCACCGCTGTTTTTCACTTTGGGCCGCATTACAGCCGCGAAATTGGCAAACAGAAAAACTATTTCTTTTATAATCCTGATACAGACCTACCATTTGCGCTCACCTTGGCACCTGAAACAAAAATGGTGTTAATGACCATCTCGCTGCAAAGGCTTCATCAACTTTTTGTGAGCGATGCGCTGCCGATCCTCAATCCGGCCAACAGCAACCAAAAATTCTATGACGAAAAGGATATTCCTGCTTCGTTGATGTTGGTACTCAACCAACTGTTTACCATACAACTCAGCGAAAGCGCGCAAAAGTTGTTTTACCAAGGCAAAGTGTACGAGTTGTTGAGCCTATACTTTTCGCATCGGCAGCCAGATAGTGAGGCTTGCCCTTTTTTAAAAGATCAAGAAACCGTGCGTAAAATCAAGCAAGCCAAAGACTACCTGCTGAAAAACACGGAAACCTCGCCTACCTTGAAGGAATTGGCAAAGGCGGTGAGTGTTAACGAACACCAGCTTAAAGTGGGTTTTAAGGAGATATACGGGCAAACCGTACACAGTTTTTTGCTCGATCACAAATTGGACCAATCACGCCTACTGCTCGACTCCGGCAAATACTTAGTCAATGAAGCCGCCTTTCAGGTAGGTTACAACAATCCGAGTCATTTTATTGCAGCTTTTAAGAAAAAATTTGGAGTTACGCCAAAGAAATATTTGATGCAAACTTCGGCTGGTTAA
- a CDS encoding AI-2E family transporter: MESINTSSSKMKVVYHYLMVIAIAIALFVLTKDILVPMAFAALFSVVLLPLVKFFGKKMGEIAAISVTLLCVLICLLLIGWFVISQLSSLAASLPDLEQKFLNLITEISDSLNRVFKVSTTEQVQYLKDGLKNISTYLGSILLSTSYLAYFFIQVPIYIFLFLLYRNRFKEFLLAIKPGSDLKWKDEIQSIVRAYISGLTLVVLIAGVLNSIGLLALGIDHAIFFGFLSGALTMIPYVGITLGAALPTLVALITKDSIWYAVGVVAVHGVVQFLEGNFITPKITGSKISINALAAIVALLVGGKIWGIAGMILAVPAVGVLKILVSHSNSLRPISILLGDEANGKSDNEEIQPITKALE, translated from the coding sequence ATGGAATCAATCAACACATCAAGTAGTAAAATGAAAGTGGTATATCATTATCTGATGGTGATAGCCATCGCCATTGCACTATTCGTATTGACCAAAGACATACTCGTGCCCATGGCCTTTGCGGCACTATTTTCAGTTGTATTATTGCCACTAGTAAAGTTTTTCGGAAAAAAGATGGGCGAAATTGCCGCTATCAGCGTCACACTACTTTGTGTTTTGATCTGCTTGTTGTTGATTGGTTGGTTTGTGATTTCTCAGCTTTCAAGTTTGGCGGCCAGTCTGCCAGATCTTGAGCAAAAGTTTTTGAATTTAATTACCGAAATCAGCGATTCACTCAATAGGGTTTTCAAAGTTTCTACCACCGAACAGGTTCAATATTTAAAAGATGGACTTAAAAACATTTCTACATACCTGGGATCCATTTTACTTTCCACTTCTTATTTGGCTTATTTCTTTATTCAGGTGCCAATATACATCTTCCTGTTTCTATTGTACCGTAATCGCTTTAAAGAATTCCTTTTAGCTATTAAACCCGGCTCAGATTTAAAATGGAAAGATGAGATCCAATCCATTGTGCGGGCGTACATTTCTGGCCTAACGCTGGTAGTCCTGATTGCTGGGGTCCTCAATAGCATTGGCTTGCTTGCGCTAGGAATCGATCACGCCATTTTTTTTGGATTTCTTTCAGGGGCCTTAACTATGATTCCTTATGTGGGCATAACGCTTGGAGCCGCGTTGCCTACACTCGTGGCCCTCATCACAAAAGATAGTATTTGGTATGCGGTAGGTGTGGTAGCAGTGCACGGAGTAGTTCAATTTCTGGAAGGTAATTTTATCACACCGAAAATCACCGGCTCAAAAATTTCAATCAATGCGTTGGCCGCGATTGTAGCGTTGTTGGTAGGTGGAAAAATATGGGGCATTGCAGGAATGATATTAGCGGTGCCGGCTGTGGGCGTGTTAAAGATACTCGTTAGCCATTCGAATAGCCTCAGGCCGATTTCTATCTTGTTGGGAGACGAAGCCAATGGAAAATCCGACAACGAAGAAATTCAACCGATTACGAAGGCGTTAGAATAG
- a CDS encoding C40 family peptidase, with amino-acid sequence MPIINRKISHLSLQRLAILVSIFLLLNGCSASRKTKARDQEVEAVIRAARAYTGTPYKWGGTTRSGIDCSGLAGNAFNAIKLNLPRTADAQALVGEKVKLADLKPGDLVFFATGKKKHEITHVGIVTVVKSKDNIKFIHASTSLGVVETDLFSDYYQKRFREARRVID; translated from the coding sequence ATGCCAATTATAAATCGCAAAATTAGTCATTTAAGTTTGCAACGACTTGCGATTTTGGTCTCGATTTTTTTGCTGCTAAACGGTTGTTCTGCATCGCGGAAAACAAAAGCGAGAGATCAAGAAGTAGAGGCTGTTATTCGAGCCGCTAGGGCGTACACCGGAACACCCTATAAATGGGGAGGCACTACTCGCTCGGGCATTGATTGTTCAGGCCTTGCAGGCAATGCGTTCAATGCCATTAAACTGAATTTGCCCCGCACCGCAGATGCCCAAGCTTTGGTGGGTGAAAAAGTGAAACTCGCGGATTTAAAACCTGGCGATTTGGTTTTTTTCGCGACCGGGAAAAAGAAGCACGAAATTACGCACGTGGGCATTGTTACAGTGGTGAAGTCAAAAGACAATATCAAATTTATACATGCTTCAACTTCCCTTGGTGTAGTGGAGACCGACTTATTTTCTGACTATTACCAAAAAAGGTTTCGCGAGGCGAGGCGTGTCATTGACTAA
- a CDS encoding FAD-binding protein, protein MAYTKEVEAPTLSIAVNVIDSFKNIVGKEFVMVDEETRNDYGHDKTEDYQFLPDVVIKPGTPEEVSAVLKICNQYKFPTTPRGAGTGLSGGALPVKKGIVISMERFNKILTIDELNLQATVEPGVITEVFQNAVKEKGLFYPPDPASSGSCFLGGNLANNSGGPKAVKYGVTRDYVLNMQVVLPTGEIIWTAANVLKNSTGYNLTQLMCGSEGTLGIITKIVFKLRGYPKKNVLMMIPFSTNEEACKAIAAIYVDGITPSGMEFFEKEAAAKTFDYCDKVLNSPVTTKLIDGMNAYLLCELDGNDEEVLMRDAERVMGVVEKFESGEILFADTDAQKSELWKIRKNISPAVNWYTLTKSDDVVVPRANLPKLINGIKEIGKRYNFNTVCFGHLGDGNLHVNILKESLSEEYWNTKVNEGIGEIFKLTVSLGGTLSGEHGIGIAKRPYMSIAMSEVNLNLMRGIKKVFDPNGILNPGKIF, encoded by the coding sequence ATGGCATACACCAAAGAAGTTGAAGCACCAACCCTCTCCATTGCAGTAAACGTAATCGATTCATTTAAAAATATAGTAGGGAAGGAATTTGTGATGGTAGATGAAGAAACGCGTAATGATTACGGTCATGATAAAACGGAAGACTATCAGTTTTTGCCCGATGTAGTAATAAAACCTGGCACACCCGAAGAAGTAAGCGCGGTACTAAAAATTTGCAACCAATATAAGTTCCCAACCACTCCACGTGGAGCCGGCACCGGCTTAAGCGGAGGAGCATTGCCCGTAAAAAAAGGTATCGTTATTTCGATGGAGCGGTTCAATAAAATTTTGACTATCGATGAATTAAATCTGCAAGCTACCGTTGAGCCAGGCGTCATTACCGAAGTGTTTCAAAATGCAGTAAAAGAAAAAGGCTTGTTTTACCCGCCTGATCCAGCCAGTAGCGGCTCTTGTTTTCTCGGAGGTAATTTGGCCAACAACTCCGGAGGCCCCAAGGCAGTAAAGTATGGCGTTACCCGCGATTATGTATTGAACATGCAAGTGGTATTGCCCACTGGCGAAATCATTTGGACGGCAGCGAACGTGTTAAAAAATTCAACTGGCTATAACTTAACGCAACTGATGTGCGGCAGCGAAGGTACACTCGGCATTATCACCAAAATTGTTTTCAAGTTGCGTGGTTACCCAAAAAAGAATGTGCTGATGATGATACCCTTCAGCACGAATGAAGAGGCATGCAAAGCCATTGCAGCGATTTATGTGGATGGAATTACCCCTTCGGGTATGGAGTTTTTTGAGAAAGAGGCAGCCGCCAAAACGTTTGACTACTGTGATAAAGTATTGAACAGCCCCGTGACCACCAAACTAATCGATGGCATGAATGCGTATTTGCTCTGCGAACTGGATGGCAACGATGAAGAAGTATTGATGCGCGATGCCGAACGCGTGATGGGCGTAGTAGAAAAATTTGAGAGCGGAGAAATTCTATTTGCTGATACGGATGCACAAAAGTCCGAACTGTGGAAGATCAGAAAAAATATCTCACCTGCGGTGAACTGGTATACATTAACAAAGTCAGACGATGTGGTGGTGCCACGCGCCAATTTGCCAAAATTGATCAATGGCATTAAAGAAATTGGCAAGCGATATAATTTCAACACGGTTTGCTTCGGTCACTTGGGGGATGGCAACTTGCATGTAAACATTCTAAAAGAAAGCCTTAGTGAAGAATATTGGAACACCAAAGTAAACGAAGGAATAGGCGAAATCTTTAAGCTCACGGTAAGTCTTGGCGGCACGCTATCGGGCGAACACGGCATTGGCATTGCTAAACGTCCGTACATGTCCATTGCCATGAGTGAAGTAAACCTCAACCTGATGCGGGGCATTAAAAAAGTTTTTGACCCAAATGGGATTTTGAACCCGGGAAAGATTTTCTAA
- a CDS encoding T9SS type A sorting domain-containing protein, which translates to MNVTKTIFIVAALILSVASSFGQTKDSSFGTTDPVKSVQVYPNPTSEFLNIKFETPIAEKSVFKIHNIIGNEMTLEVEVVDAFEVRFKVKDLHEGYYILAVQNSITGAKSTYKFLKL; encoded by the coding sequence ATGAACGTCACCAAAACCATATTTATTGTTGCTGCTCTCATTCTTTCTGTGGCCAGTTCATTCGGGCAAACCAAAGATTCTAGTTTTGGCACTACCGATCCGGTAAAGTCTGTTCAGGTATATCCTAACCCCACTTCTGAATTTTTGAACATCAAATTTGAAACACCCATTGCTGAAAAGTCGGTTTTCAAAATCCATAATATCATCGGAAATGAAATGACCCTTGAAGTGGAAGTAGTTGATGCTTTTGAGGTTCGCTTCAAAGTAAAAGACTTACACGAAGGCTATTATATCTTGGCCGTTCAGAATTCAATTACGGGAGCAAAATCTACCTATAAGTTTTTGAAGTTGTAG